The proteins below are encoded in one region of Ferroplasma acidiphilum:
- the ndk gene encoding nucleoside-diphosphate kinase has translation MERTLVLIKPDGVKRHLIGNIIERFENKGLKIVSLKLMKVSDDKARQHYSVHSMKPFFEGLVSYLTSGPIVALILEGDNAIISCRNLAGATDGSAAAAGTIRGDFSLNIEENIVHASDSPESFNHEYKIFFNENEIMDY, from the coding sequence ATGGAACGAACTTTAGTACTCATAAAGCCAGATGGTGTAAAAAGGCATCTCATTGGGAATATTATAGAAAGATTCGAAAATAAAGGCTTGAAAATAGTTTCTTTGAAACTGATGAAAGTATCTGATGATAAAGCCCGGCAACATTATAGCGTTCATAGTATGAAACCATTTTTTGAAGGTCTTGTATCTTATTTAACATCAGGTCCTATAGTAGCTTTAATACTTGAAGGTGATAATGCGATAATTTCGTGCAGAAATCTCGCCGGTGCAACTGATGGTTCTGCCGCAGCCGCAGGTACCATAAGGGGCGACTTTTCATTGAACATCGAGGAAAATATAGTTCATGCCTCCGATTCTCCAGAATCTTTTAACCACGAATATAAAATATTCTTTAATGAGAACGAGATAATGGATTATTAG